From one Musa acuminata AAA Group cultivar baxijiao chromosome BXJ2-6, Cavendish_Baxijiao_AAA, whole genome shotgun sequence genomic stretch:
- the LOC135614868 gene encoding protein DETOXIFICATION 52-like — MCNTNTTTAASAPMASPDDKNPLLSPGHIYLTLLPLPKASGLGDKAQALKSFASQPAQKPSIAAPASPNQQLLLRLPSPSETLKEAGSLFRLSFPIALTALLLYSRSVLSMLFLGSLGDLPLAAGSLAIAFANITGYSVLSGLSLGMEPLCSQAFGANQPRLLSLTLYRTVLFLLCSSLPIALLWLYMSRILLFLGQDPDITALAQTFLLFSLPDLLSFSLIHPIRIYLRSQGVTRPLTAAAAFAAALHLPANYLLVIRLHLGAPGVAAAAAASNLALLLCLLPHVPRGPTAECLGGWGPLARLAAPSCASVCLEWWWYELMILLCGLLPDPRPAVASMGVLIQTTALVYVFPSSLGIGVSTRVGNELGANRPSRARVSAAVSVLLAAVMGLAAMVFAAGVRERWGRMFTHDSEILRMTAAALPVVGLCELGNCPQTVGCGVLRGSARPARAAHVNLGAFYLVGTPVAVGLGFWLGLGFVGLWMGLLAAQVCCAGLMLHAVGTTDWEAQARRAQVLTCTGLPPSESAAVTVAKVEGEEEAAKLVEKEGSKGVICCYEPLVSIKVCDVER; from the coding sequence ATGTGCAACACGAACACCACGACCGCCGCCTCCGCCCCCATGGCGTCCCCCGACGACAAGAACCCCTTGCTATCTCCCGGCCATATCTATCTCACGCTCCTTCCACTCCCCAAAGCATCTGGGCTTGGTGATAAAGCCCAGGCTTTGAAGTCATTTGCATCTCAGCCAGCACAAAAGCCGTCCATCGCCGCTCCCGCCTCCCCGAACCAGCAGTTGCTGCTTCGCTTGCCATCGCCGTCGGAGACGTTGAAGGAGGCCGGCTCCCTCTTCCGCCTCTCCTTCCCCATTGCGCTGACGGCGCTGCTCCTCTACTCACGCTCCGTCCTCTCCATGCTCTTCCTCGGTTCCCTCGGCGACCTCCCCCTTGCCGCCGGCTCGCTCGCCATCGCCTTCGCCAACATCACCGGCTACTCCGTGCTTTCAGGGCTGTCCCTCGGCATGGAGCCCCTCTGCTCCCAGGCCTTCGGCGCTAACCAGCCCCGCCTCCTCTCGCTAACCCTTTACCGCACCGTACTCTTCCTCCTCTGTTCCTCCCTGCCTATCGCTCTGCTCTGGCTTTACATGTCCagaatcctcctcttcctcgGCCAGGACCCCGACATCACCGCCCTCGCCCAGACCTTCCTCCTTTTCTCCCTCCCGGAcctcctctccttctccctcATCCACCCCATCCGGATCTACCTCCGCTCCCAGGGCGTCACGCGGCCGCTCACCGCAGCCGCCGCCTTCGCCGCCGCCCTCCATCTCCCTGCCAACTACCTCCTCGTCATCCGCCTCCACCTTGGCGCGCCTGgcgttgctgctgctgccgcggCCTCCAACCTCGccctcctcctctgcctccttCCCCACGTGCCCCGCGGGCCCACCGCAGAGTGCCTCGGTGGGTGGGGCCCACTCGCTCGCCTGGCCGCCCCCAGTTGCGCCTCCGTCTGCCTCGAATGGTGGTGGTATGAGCTCATGATCCTCCTCTGCGGCCTCCTACCGGACCCCAGGCCCGCCGTCGCCTCCATGGGCGTCCTCATCCAGACAACCGCCCTCGTCTACGTCTTCCCCTCGTCGCTCGGCATCGGCGTCTCCACGCGCGTCGGCAACGAGCTTGGCGCCAACCGTCCGTCTCGGGCCCGGGTTTCGGCTGCCGTCTCCGTTCTCCTGGCCGCCGTTATGGGCCTCGCCGCCATGGTATTCGCCGCTGGCGTGAGGGAGCGCTGGGGACGGATGTTCACCCACGACAGCGAGATCCTGCGGATGACAGCGGCGGCGCTGCCAGTCGTCGGCCTGTGCGAGCTCGGCAACTGCCCGCAGACCGTGGGCTGCGGCGTGCTCCGCGGCAGCGCGAGGCCCGCCCGCGCAGCCCACGTCAACCTCGGAGCGTTCTACCTCGTCGGGACGCCCGTCGCAGTCGGCCTTGGCTTCTGGCTCGGGTTGGGCTTCGTCGGGCTCTGGATGGGCCTTCTCGCGGCCCAAGTCTGCTGCGCGGGACTCATGCTGCACGCGGTGGGGACTACCGACTGGGAGGCGCAGGCCCGGCGGGCTCAGGTGCTGACGTGCACCGGCCTGCCGCCGTCCGAGTCGGCGGCCGTGACGGTGGCGAAGGTTGAAGGGGAAGAGGAAGCGGCGAAGCTGGTGGAGAAGGAGGGCTCCAAAGGCGTGATCTGCTGCTACGAGCCTCTGGTTTCGATTAAGGTGTGTGATGTCGAAAGGTGA